cttgttatttttcataaagtatatatatgttaattttccatgcatgctccaaccagaaaccaTTTCATAAATctagaaaatcattgatagtccatatCAAAGCTGTCATCATCAAAAAATTTTGCTTCCTCGATACATCATAACTCAAAGCCTTAGATGAACACAACTGCTTCAACTCATTAATCAACAGTCGAAGagaaacatctatattccaacCTGGACTATTAGGATCGGGTATGAccgtagataaaaacatgaattttggCCTCATACAAATCCTCAGTGGTAAGTTGTAAATCATAAGTAttaccggccaacaagaataagaagCAGCAAATGACTCAAATAAATTGAATCCATCTGTATATAACCTAAGACATACATTTGTCTCCACTGAAAACTAAAGATGCATACTATTAAAGTGTTTCCAGGCTTCACCAATAAAAGGGAGCACAATTACTCCATTCACCGCATCACATGATTGAtatcatgtcatgtgctcagaaATCTTTGATGACATGAATAACTTATGCAGTCTAAGTGTTATttggaagtatctaagttttctaTGTGTGACAAGAGTTATTCCTCTGCCAGTCATGAGTTTATAACGAGAATGCCTACATGTTCTACACTTGATCAACTTTGCATTTTTAATgtagtataacatgtaaaagATTGgacacatgtcaattttttgaTATCCTAGaccaaggggtttcatcatggacttagcAATATAGAAGTTTTCTTTCAACCTATTCCCTTCAAGTAAAATGTTTATCGTTCATTTGACAATTCTGTGATATTGACCTCACTCAACCTATGATCTAACTTGATGTTGAACACTTGTGCAATGaccaataatttattataatttgtggAATCTTCTCATAATGGTTTGTCTGAATatttcaaaagatcaaaaaaccCATGTTTGTATTAGGTTCTTCATCTATGATTGGATATTGACCGGTATgaccttgattcattcttatGACATTTAAATCATATTTCTATAAGGATTACTATTGTTATCTACAACTTCATCCATATTATTAGAACTTAAAGTTGACCCAATTCATCTTTTCTATCATAATATcataaagaatatatatttctttatatatatcaagCATATATATTTCTTCATAAATTCTTTTTGTAGAAGAGaatttttctaatgatatttagcgaaaaatataaagatagaaAATTATGTCGGTAGCAgaatttttctgtaattttgtAATAGTGTTCAGAATAAATAgccttgtcttttcttttccattgaaATGACAAGTTAATATATTGGTTGTCATGCTACTGTTCCTCAAATTTGGCTAGATCGAGGGATTGTTTTGGTTGCAATTATATCGCTAATTTCCAGATTAAAAGGAGGGGAAGAGTTTACAAGATTGGGTTTCTTAAATCTTCCCCCACGCTATTGTACACATATGCATGTGTGCTTAATCATAAGAATACTCTTTTTGAGGTTATTCCTCCAAGCCTCAAGGCATCTTAAAGCATCATTtcataattcaaattattttaaaaatatatatatatatttccctctttttaaaatgaaaaaatgacaTCTGATTCTAttgatcaatttatatataatagtaaggtgataacaatttataaaaaaatatgttagggtgaaatttttttattttaacacgtAGAAATGTCAATTATGCAAATTACAAACGGTCATTattacacacatatataaaaattataaagtgagatgagttatttattattccatgtattaataaataaaacactaaTGAAGATTTGAGAAGggaaaagataagaaaacttCTTTTAACCAAGAATTTTagatcaagattttttaaaatattttttcatattttgtatttaaacaaataaaaagtttattttgtatGCTTTAATTTAAGAGGTagattgtatattttttattcagaagtaaaattagaaaaaaaaaaagacgaggAAATTGTATCCATGCAAGATCAATCCTTATCAAGactctttaaattatttaaaatagttaaattatgAGTTGTTtacccttttattatttttcaattaaaccatttaataacaaaatgatgaaatcgtgtaatataattttgaaatattttttaacttaattatgcattaaatataaactatattataTGCTCATatccataattgtttttaattttcttatcatagtagtttttttatcaattcatttAATGTAGTACTAATGCATTCACATGCTACATTATGCTCTCGGATGttgccatgatttttttttggtgaaatcgagaatagatatataataaaaagagaaagcatAACCAGTGTGAGCAGAGCTTTAGCTGTAGCTACATAGATTATAGCCTAGGCATCAGcctaattacaataaataaatacaagaaaaccTATAACCCTACTATTAGGCcaagcaaaaacaaacccaCACTAAATCAGAAATTAAGCAGACCATGCCGAAATGCATTCATGATTCCTGTATAGATCAGCACCAGTATACCAAAAGGAAGAGTTGAGATTCATGATCCATCCTACAGCAAAGTAAAACAAATGCCATAGGATATCTTCCCATATTGGCTTTTGATCCTCAAATATCAAGTTGTTCTTAGCATTCCATATAGTCCAGACAATGCTAAAAATAAAGCCCCCCCAAACAGATCTTTCAAACTTACATGGTTGCCCTGCAAAAGACCCAGCCATTGACATTGAAGGTCGTCAAGGCCATACGGCATTACCCAGCTCAAACATCTCCATGCTACAATTTTGTTTCATAGTTTCCAAACCACTTGGCAATGCAAGAGGATGTGGGATACAGTTTTTGAATGTTGCTCATAAAAAGGACACCTGTCCTCCTGAGGGCTTAGAATGTGCTGCTTCACCAGGAAGGCTCTTGTGCAAAGGCCTTCATTTAAGGCCAGCCATAaagtcatttttgtttttggagggCAAATGGATTTCCATACATTTGTGACATAAGTTGTAGAACCAGCATACCTGATTCTTTCAAGGGCAAGCATACAAGAGTTGACAGTATAGTCTTCGTCTTTCCCCCACTCCCAAATCAACCTGTCTTCTTTCAATCGATGAATAGCTGCAAGATTAAGATCAGACATTAATCTTTGAACCATCAAGGTCTCACTAGCTTTGAGGGGCCTTCTCCATTTCAGATTCCAATACCAAGTATCCTCTAACCAGTATCCCATCTGACTAACAAACCCTGATTTGGAGGAGGACAGGTGGAAGAGGGCTAGATAAGAATTAGCTAAGCAAAAGCCAGTCAACCAAGTATCCAACcaaaatttaacataattacCATTACCCATTTTTAGTTTACAAGCAGCTCGAATAAGAGAGCTATCAAGATCCAATCTAGTAATAGTAGAGATGATTCCTCGCCAAATCCCTGAAAGTTTTTTCTTGAACGTGGTCATCCCATTTATAAACTGAGGTCTGTATTTTGCTTTAATAAAATCTGCCCAACTAGCTTTTTCATTGCTTTCCAATTTCCAAATCCACTTGAAGAGGAGAGCTTTGTTCTTTGCTGATATATTCCCAACGCCTAGACCACCCCTTTCCTTGTTTTTTGCCACTGTATCCAAAGCAAGCCGATGAATTTTCCTGTTACCAACACTCCTACCCCACAAAAACCAAGCCTGCATGGCTGTGATCTTGTGTGCCACTGTCTTTGGAATGCAGAAAATGGACATGTAATAGAGAGGAATGGCAGAGATTACACTTTTAATCAAAATTGTTCTCCCCGCCAGTGATAATAACCGCCCCTTCCAAGAGTTGAGTCGTCCTCTAATCTGATAGAGAACAGGTTTCCATGTGGAAATTCTTTTGGGATTAGCACCTAGAGGAAGCCCCAAGTATTTGATAGGGAAAGTATCACATCTAGACCTGAGAACACCAGAAATCCCTTCAGCATATATCCCATCCACCCCCACACCCACCAAACTACTCTTATGGAAGTTAACATTAAGCCTTGAGCATAAACTGAACCAACATAACATTCTCTTGGTATTTAGCAAACATTGAAGATCATttggaaggaagagaagagtgTCATCTGCAAATTGCAGATGATGAATATATGTTGTTCCTACAGATTCCACGCCATACAGAGCACCTATTTTCAAGCTCCTACTGATGAGAACTGATATGCCTTCAGCTgccaaacaaaagagaaaaggggAGAGGGGATCCCCCTGCCGCAGACCACAAGATGCTGTAAACTTAGAAGTAGGGGAACCATTGATTAAAACAGATAGTCTTGCAAACGAGATAGATGCCATAATCCATTTCCTCCAACGAGCGCCAAAATTCATGTAACCCATAACATCATTAAGATAGGACCATGACACAGTATCAAAAGCTTTTCTGAAA
This genomic interval from Populus alba chromosome 1, ASM523922v2, whole genome shotgun sequence contains the following:
- the LOC140954540 gene encoding uncharacterized protein: MTAGGKWQTSTPTISNIPRADKEKGTDNMSVIEEDQQSWPTSELGHNMTLRNGKQIGTIKCYEGHRKPPPDLPTACDEIGAMKEIGQKLGIETRTTEESIEVMIKEAIDAEQDHWESWNVCGLGSSSKRKAINNIKAQGRSGGLLAMWDEDLFRVDSIKYAGSWISFFGSFVDDAFDYVITGYYGASSRAERAASWLELTKLRHAFSDYPWFLISDFNETLTKTDRSSGLLDKRGALELQTFIDACELVEYPMVNHRFTWFRGGFMNCWLMAPSFQNTLKAFWQEIVHDIPGDFQAESGKIFYSERQRLYELKGMQWKLCRYVESIWRQKARQSWLKLGDRNTRFFHISAKVRGCKNYIRQLTYNEKILSSPNEIKEGAKAYFSNIYSESLTTRPTMGSADFMKLSENQAAWLEREVTIEEVHLAIFSSEGSKAPGPDGFNFNFYKKFWELMQHDLFTMVLEFFRRGYLPKAFIAGRNILDSVLIANEMLDSMKSRSCQGFLLKLDFRKAFDTVSWSYLNDVMGYMNFGARWRKWIMASISFARLSVLINGSPTSKFTASCGLRQGDPLSPFLFCLAAEGISVLISRSLKIGALYGVESVGTTYIHHLQFADDTLLFLPNDLQCLLNTKRMLCWFSLCSRLNVNFHKSSLVGVGVDGIYAEGISGVLRSRCDTFPIKYLGLPLGANPKRISTWKPVLYQIRGRLNSWKGRLLSLAGRTILIKSVISAIPLYYMSIFCIPKTVAHKITAMQAWFLWGRSVGNRKIHRLALDTVAKNKERGGLGVGNISAKNKALLFKWIWKLESNEKASWADFIKAKYRPQFINGMTTFKKKLSGIWRGIISTITRLDLDSSLIRAACKLKMGNGNYVKFWLDTWLTGFCLANSYLALFHLSSSKSGFVSQMGYWLEDTWYWNLKWRRPLKASETLMVQRLMSDLNLAAIHRLKEDRLIWEWGKDEDYTVNSCMLALERIRYAGSTTYVTNVWKSICPPKTKMTLWLALNEGLCTRAFLVKQHILSPQEDSIVWTIWNAKNNLIFEDQKPIWEDILWHLFYFAVGWIMNLNSSFWYTGADLYRNHECISAWSA